One region of Solanum pennellii chromosome 6, SPENNV200 genomic DNA includes:
- the LOC107023388 gene encoding protein yippee-like At3g08990 — protein MGRPFILHYDDNHCIHCRICKTQVGFMRDHLCTSMGYEVYIFDNVFNVEVPEDKRYQKVEKDGRTMNDTYCVKCGNLIGWKVIAVDKPWIIVREGVFLMDIHNVDLTNQGGVNEQAANVQEGDANEQGGANEQNDEQEGDANEDVDLLAEGIANVDLNPNI, from the exons ATGGGAAGGCCCTTTATACTTCACTACGATGATAATCATTGCATCCATTGTCGTATCTGCAAAACTCAAGTTGGATTCATGAGGGATCACCTTTGTACTAGT ATGGGCTATGAAGTATACATCTTTGATAATGTGT TTAATGTTGAAGTACCAGAGGACAAGCGCTAtcaaaaagtagaaaaagatGGCAGAACCATGAACGACACTTACTGTGTTAAATGTGGAAACCTGATAGGGTGGAAAGTT ATTGCAGTCGACAAACCTTGGATTATTGTTAGAGAAGGAGTATTCCTTATGGACAT ACACAACGTTGATCTTACTAATCAAGGAGGGGTTAATGAACAGGCTGCTAATGTGCAAGAAGGAGATGCTAATGAACAAGGAGGCGCAAATGAGCAAAATGATGAACAAGAAGGAGACGCTAATGAAGATGTAGATCTGCTGGCTGAAGGAATAGCTAATGTTGATCTAAATCCAAACATATGA
- the LOC107022503 gene encoding uncharacterized protein LOC107022503: MSGRGKGGKGLGKGGAKRHRKVLRDNIQGITKPAIRRLARRGGVKRISGLIYEETRGVLKIFLENVIRDSVTYTEHARRKTVTAMDVVYALKRQGRTLYGFGGIATTINPIASSAITSTFKTLETSSSSNFSVKMSGRGKGGKGLGKGGAKRHRKVLRDNIQGITKPAIRRLARRGGVKRISGLIYEETRGVLKIFLENVIRDSVTYTEHARRKTVTAMDVVYALKRQGRTLYGFGG, translated from the exons ATGTCTGGTCGTGGAAAGGGAGGCAAGGGATTGGGAAAGGGAGGAGCCAAGAGGCACAGGAAGGTTCTAAGAGACAACATCCAGGGTATCACTAAGCCAGCTATTCGCAGGCTTGCTCGTAGGGGTGGTGTGAAGCGTATCTCTGGTCTAATCTATGAGGAGACCCGTGGAGTGTTGAAGATCTTTTTGGAGAATGTGATTCGTGACTCTGTCACCTACACTGAGCACGCCAGGAGGAAGACTGTCACTGCTATGGATGTCGTCTATGCTCTTAAGAGACAGGGAAGGACTCTCTATGGTTTTGGCGGT ATAGCCACCACCATCAATCCCATAGCATCATCAGCAATTACATCCACATTCAAAACCCTAGaaacttcatcttcttcaaatttctcTGTGAAAATGTCTGGTCGTGGAAAGGGAGGCAAGGGATTGGGAAAGGGAGGAGCCAAGAGGCACAGGAAGGTTCTAAGAGACAACATCCAAGGTATCACTAAGCCAGCGATTCGCAGGCTTGCTCGGAGGGGTGGTGTGAAGCGTATCTCCGGTCTGATCTATGAGGAGACCCGTGGAGTATTGAAGATCTTTTTGGAGAATGTGATTCGTGACTCTGTCACCTACACTGAGCACGCCAGGAGGAAGACTGTCACTGCGATGGATGTTGTCTATGCCCTCAAGAGACAGGGAAGGACTCTCTATGGATTTGGTGGCTAG
- the LOC114077582 gene encoding uncharacterized protein DDB_G0290685-like — protein MKLELLIYQSGETLRDTVFGVPNEQVPNEPNLGANDQNADQARGVNQQVPYEGANDQNTKQDGDSNEQNTDEQDLGANDQNAEQHGDAKEQFPNKQDLGANDQNVEQDGGNNDQEGDANEHNHGQHRGRPVKRMKMSIKWLME, from the exons ATGAAATT GGAGCTGCTTATATATCAGAGTGGTGAAACGTTGCGTGATACTGTCTTCGGAGTCCCAAATGAACAGGTTCCTAATGAACCAAATTTAGGCGCTAATGATCAAAATGCCGATCAAGCTAGAGGCGTAAATCAACAGGTTCCTTATGAAGGTGCTAATGATCAAAATACTAAACAAGATGGAGATTCTAATGAACAGAATACTGATGAACAAGATTTAGGTGCCAATGATCAAAATGCTGAGCAACATGGAGATGCTAAGGAACAGTTTCCTAATAAACAAGATTTAGGAGCTAATGATCAAAATGTTGAGCAAGATGGAGGCAATAATGATCAAGAAGGAGACGCTAATGAACATAATCATGGTCAACATCGAGGCCGACCAGTGAAACGAATGAAGATGTCGATCAAGTGGCTGATGGAATAG